One uncultured Carboxylicivirga sp. genomic window, AAGTTTTTGTTGTTAAAATCAAGAGTAATCTTATAAATTGATGTTTTTAAATAAAAATTTGCAATAAATTGTGATTTTACTATTTTTGTATCATCAAACGCCAAAGAAGAATTAGATATTATTAATTTATTTAAACAACTAAACAGACACCTTTATCGCCATTATTAATTTAAACCTTTAATCAATGAAAGAAAGAAATCGCCAAAACTATTCACAAAAACTAGTCAGTTTTTGCCAAGTTTAACTATATGACCATATAGTTAATTATTTCATAAAGTAATTATTTTAATTATATGGAGTTGCAATTGTATTGTGATTCTGTATCATTTAGTATAATATTTTCTTTATCACTATTATTAACTTAAACCTTTTGTTTTATGCGCAGATTAGCATTAATCATGTCCTTGCTATTATTTGCAGGACTGAACGCAATGTTTGCTCAGACTACAACTATCACAGGTACAGTCACTGATACTGACAGTGAGCCTATACCTGGAGTTTCGGTTGTTGTAAGAGGAACAACTATTGGTACTATTACTCGTGTTGACGGAACTTATTCATTAAGTGTTCCTGAAGATGCGACTAATCTTCTGTTTTCATTTGTGGGAATGAAGACACAAGACCTTTTAATTGAAGGTCGCTCAAAAATTGATGTTGTTATGGTTTCTGAAGCTATTGGAGTGGATGAAGTTGTAGTAACTGCATTGGGTATTAAGAGAGAGCAAAAAACTCTTCCATACGCTGCCCAACAAGTAAAGGCTGAACAACTTAATGTTACCAGTGATGCTAACATTAAAAATGCAATTGTTGGTAAAGTTGCCGGTGTTCAGATGGTAGGTCAGGCAGGATCTAAATTAGGTCAAAGTGGTCGTCTTCGTATCAGGGGAGCCATCTCTATGACATCAGATTCTGATCCTCTTTACGTTATTGATGGTATTCCAACTTCTGATCCAAACATGGTGGATATGGAGAACGTTGAATCTGTTAACGTTTTGAAAGGTCCTAACGCTACAGCACTTTACGGTCAACGTGGTGAGTATGGTGTAATTATGATTACAACTAAAAAAGCCAAGAAAAACGGTATTGCTGTTGAAATCAATAGCAACACAACTTTCGATAAAGTAGCTTATTTACCAAACTATCAGAATGAGTACGGTAGAGGTTATGACGGAGAAGATGAATGGGCTGTAATGGATTATGCCAGCGGTGGCTGGGGTGGTCCTTATCCAGATGAATTTTCTGTATTTGATGGTGAGTATTACATTGTTGATGCTTATGCTGATGAAAGCTGGGGACCAAAATTTGATGGTAGAGAATATGTGCCTTGGTATGCTGTATGGCCAGATAGTCCTTATTATGGACAAACTGCTAAATGGGAAGCTCAACCAGACAATATCAAAGATTTCTATGATACAGGTGTAACTCTTAAAAACACAGTTGCTGTTAGTGGTGCTGGTGATAATTACAGAGGTCGTATTGCTTATACAAACATTGATCAAACAGGTGTACTACCATATTCAACATTAAAGAAAAACATTATCAATGCTAACTTTGATTTTGATGCTTCAGAAAAATTGAATGTTGGTATGCATGTTAATTTCTCTGATCAAATTGTAGAGGGTGACTTTGATGATGGTTATTCAAACCAAACAACTGGTTCTTTTAACTCATGGTTTGCTCGTGATGTAGATATGGGTATTATGAAAGAATTGAAGGATCTTAAAACAACCAATGGTTACAGTGCATCTTGGAACTGGTGGGGATTTGATTATGCTTCTTATTTTGGAAATAACGAAAAAGGAGCTTTCTGGTTTAATCCATATTTCTACTTGGAAAACTATGTTAATAAAAATAATACTCAACGTATAGTTGGTGATGTTCATGCTACTTACAAGATTAACGACAAGTTTGAAGTGTCAGGAAGTGCGTCAACAAATAGCATGTTTTATGAGCGCCGTTATGAAGTACCTTATATAATTGCAAATTCCGCTGATCCTGATTATTACAATACCTGGAATTCTGGTTTTGGAAATTACTGGAATAGTACAATGGAAAATAACTACAATGGCTTCGTGAAGTATACTGATAAATTCGGTGATTTCGATATTGATGCCATGTTAGGTACAACCTACAGAACTAATTCATATAAGCGTTTTAGTGCTGATATGGCTACTGATTCTAAAACTCAGGATTTGGTTTTACCAGATGTTTATGTTTATAGTAATACCGCTTTACCTGTAACTGCTTCTACTCATTTTTGGAACAAAAAAGTTAACAGTATTTACGGTAGAGCATCTGTTGGTTATAAAAACATGGTTTACCTAGATGCTTCTTTAAGAAAAGACTGGAGCTCTGCTTTACCTGAAAATAACAATGGTTATGCTTATCCTTCTGTTGGAGCAAGTATGATTTTCTCTGAGTTAATAACTGATAAATCAATTATTTCATTCGGTAAAGTACGTGCTGGATGGGCTCAGGTTGGTAATGATGTTAGTGCATTGGCACTTAACCCTGTTTACCCATTATCTAGTAGTCCTTATATGGGAAATCCTCAGATGTATACTAACTCAAGATTAATTGATCCAAATATCAAGCCTGCATTAAATACTTCATTTGAAGCTGGTTTCGATGTTAAATTCTTAGAAAACAGATTGGGATTAAGTTTTACTTATTTTAATGAGGTACGTGAGGATGAAATTATTCCAATTACTTTATCAAGTTCAACTGGTTACAACGACTTCTTAACAAATGCTGGTAAAGCAAAAAGAGATGGTATAGAAGTAGTATTGGATGCAACTCCTGTTAAAGTAAATAACTTCCGTTGGGATCTTACTTTTAACTTTGGTAAGAGTAATTCAGTTATTGAAGTATTACCAGGTGACCTTACATCAATTGATGCACCTGGTGGAAGTGATGATTGGGGATTTGTTTTAACTACTCATGAATTAGGAAATAAATGGGGACAGTTAAGAGGACGTTCAATCAGATTAGATGATAACGGTAATAAAGTTATTAATGCAGAAACTGGTTTGTATGATTACGAAACAGGTCAGTACTTTGGTTCTATTTTACCAGATTTCACTGGAGGTTTATTAAATAACTTCACTTTGTTTGATATGGTAACTCTTAGTGCTGCTATTGACTTCCAGAAAGGTGGAAACTTCTTTTCTTTAACTGAAATGTGGGGAGAATATTCAGGTCTTCTTGAAGAAACTGTAGGAATGAACGATCAAGGTAACCCAATGCGTGACCCAGTTGATGCAGGTGGTGGTATCCATGTAGTTGGTGTTGATACAGATGGTAACCCATACGATGGTTATGTAGAAGCTCAAACTTATTTTGGACAATTCCAATCAAATACAATTGCATCTGAGTTTATCCATGACGCTAGTTATATTAAACTAAGAGATGTATCTGTAACATTTACAGTACCACAAAAAGTGTTGTCTTCAACTTTCATTTCTAATGCAAGTATCGGTTTTGTAGGAAGAAACCTATGGTTAATTTCTGTATCGAAAGACAATATACATGGTTGGGATCCATCAGAACTTTCTCAACCTTACGGTGAAAATGCACAGTTACCAGGAACTAGAAGCTATGGTTTCAATGTTAAACTTACTTTTTAAACGCTGAAACATGAAAAAGATATTTATATATATTGTTAGTATTGTACTATTAAGTACTAGTTGCGAAAACTATGATTTTGGCGACACAAACGAAAATATTAATGGCCCAAGTACAGCAAGTACCAGTTCATTAATATCAGGAGCAATGACGAGATTCATGACATTTCAAGGTCGTCCTTACAGAATTACACCGACTTTAAATGTTCAGTATTTTATGCAGCATGTTTACAACGATGAAATGTTGTATGCTAACTATGCAGGTTCATGGTATTCATACTATGTTCAAACATTATCAAACTGTCAGGAAGTGATTAATATTTGCTCTGCAGAAGGTGCTGCAAATGAGCCATTAATTGCTGCTAATGGATCAATTGATAATCAAATAGCGGTTGCTATGATTTATAAGTCAGTTATTTTTAAGAGAGTAACAGATTTATTTGGAGATGTTCCATATAGCGAAGCTTTGAATAGTGAGATCATTTCTCCTAAATATGATGCTCAGGAAGATATCTATAAAGGTATGATTGCTGATGTTAAAGCTGCTCGTGATATGATGGAATTAGACGCTGATGGTCCTACTGGTGACATCATTTATGATGGTGACATGGAAAAATGGGCTAAATTTGCTAATTCATTTATTTTGAGTTTATCAATCCAGTTGAGTAAAGTTTATCCAGGTGCTTCAGATTATGCAGCAACTGAATTTAAAGCTGCTCTTGCTCATAGTGCTGGTTTGATTGAAACTGCTGATGATGAAGCTATTTATACATACGACATTGCTAATGGTTATAATAACCCTTGGAACTGGATGCGTTCAGCTGACTATGGTGTAACCAAAGAATTCTTAGATGCAATGAAAGGTAATGGCTTTACATCTAACTCAACTTATGATAATCGTGTTGCTTTATTTGCTGCAGACCCATCATTAGAAGGTCATCCATACGGATATGCGTCAAACACATTAGGCGAAAATTCTCCGGTAAGAACTGTTCTTATTACAGCAAGTACAAAATTACCTTTGTTAAGTGCTGGATATGTATATCTTAACCGTGCAGAAGGTGCTGCTTTAGGGTGGACAACTGAGAACGTTGCAAGTATGTTAACTGCTGGTATCGAAGCTTCTTATGCACTTGGTGCGTCATTGTATGATGAAACTGGTGAATTAGCGATTGGTGATGGTAGTGCTTATGCTGCTGCACGTGTTGCTGATCTTTCAACTGCACCAGGTGGAGCAGTTCAGGTAATTGGTGAAGAAAAGTGGGTTGCATTATGCCCGCTAGGTTTTGATGCATGGTCTGAATGGAGAAGAACAGGATATCCAGTATTATCTCCTGCTCCAGATGCTATAAACGACGGACAAATTCCACGTAGATATAACTATCCAAGTGGTGAAGCTTCACTAAATGCTGCTAACTATACAGCTGGAGTGAATGGATTAACACCAGCAAGAGATATTAATACTGCCCGTGTTTGGTGGGATAAAGAATAAGCAATGAAAAATATTAAACTTTTAAGCTGTGGTGGGACGTAGATTAAAGGTTTAGTTGTGTGAGGAAGGGACGTTGTGAAACGTCCCTTCTGTTTTATATGTGTCAAAGTAAAAAACGAAAGAGGAGAAAAGTTACTTTACTTTTACCTGTATTCCGGAAACCATTAAAAATACTTCGTCTGCTTTTTGAGCGATGTACTGATTCATCCAGCCTTGTAGATCAGTGAATTTTCGTTGTAAGTCATTTTCAGGCATACCACCAAGACCAATTTCGTTGGTGACAAAGATAAAGGTAGCATCCTGTCGGATAAGATTATTGAATTCCTCTTTTGCTTCAAGTAGTGATTGGTCAATGTTGCTCTTATTATCAAAAAAGAAATTGGTTAGCCATAAGGTGACACAATCAATCAGTACAATTTTGTCTTCAAATCTGTGTTTAGATAAATGTTTTTCTTCTTCGATGTTTGTCCATTCAGGACCACGATCGGATTGGTGACGTACAATGCGTTGACGATGTTCTTCATCCCAAATTCGCGATGTTGCCAGGTAAACAGGATTTGCACTTAGTTTTAATGCCATTTCCTGAGCAAATCGACTTTTTCCTGAGCGTTGTCCACCTGTAATAAGTATTATTTTTGTCATCTATCCCTTTAAAAATTCAACCTGATGATAGCCTCCATCGTGTATTGTGAGTTTAATAACACAGCCATAGTTCAGATTTAGATTGAAAATATTTTCGGGTGGAATGGATAAGTATTTCATCAATTCAACCCTTATTACTCCTGAGTGTGTAACAATAGCAATTTTGTTGTGAACTTTTTCTTTCAGTAAAGAGAAGAATTCATTTACCCGACTGATTAACGCTGAAAACTTCTCTCCATTTGGCGGACTTTGATCAATAAAGCTACTTGACCATTTATCAATGCTCAACCTATCTATTTCTTGCCAATCTTTTCCTTCCCAATCTCCAAAATTGAGTTCCATTATTCGATTATCGATCTGAATATCTTCATTTTCAAACAAATCGTTGGCTAACTTTCTACAACGTATTAACGGACTTGAATAAACACTGTCAAATTGCTTGTGCAGAATTGTATTTCTGATTTGCTTTAGTTCATCTTCATAACTATCAGTAATATCCAAATCAAGTTGACCATAACAGATTCCTTTTTTTACCATTGGAGTGGTATGACGAATTAAATAGATTTCCTTCATCAGTTGAAAAAAGATAAATGATTAGTTTGATGAAATAATGCAACCAAGCAAATGTAGATTATCAGTTCGGTTGTTTGTTGAATTGTTCCAAGGCAATCACCTGTATATCCTCCTATCCATTTTTTAAAGTATCGTTCCAATAATAATTTAATAATTATTAGAATTGGGATAATAACAAGAACTTTAAAATCCATTAAAAGAAAAAGAGAAGGTATGGTTAATGCAAGTGCAATGAACAGGTCTTTTGATTGTAAGGCTTTTGTTATTGGTTTCGATTTACTACTGTCATCTTCACGCACATAATCAAGACTATGCATAGTCCATACAGCCATAAAGCGACTAATTACATGAGCTGTAATTAACGACAAGACAATGATGTCTGAAGGGAGGGCATTAATTGCAGTATATTTTGTTAATAAGAGAAGAATGATTCCGATGGCTCCGTAGGCTCCAATACGTGAATCTTTCATGATAGTCAAAATTTTATCTTTCGTCCAGCCACCTCCAAAAGCATCGCATACATCTGCAAATCCATCTTCATGAAAAGCTCCAGTAAGAAGTATACTTGCAGCCATTGATAACAAAATTGATAATGAATCGGGCAGAAAGTAAGAAGCTGAAAGGTATACAAGAGCTGATAATCCTCCCACAAAATATCCAACCAGAGGAAAATAGCGATTACACTTGTTAAGATTATCCTGCGAAAATGCAATGTTAAATGGGATCGGTATTCGAGTAAAAAAACCGAATGCAGTTAATATGAGGTTGAATTGTTCTTTCATGATGTTTTTTAATTACTAGACAGAAGAGAAAATAAGCTATTAGTTATCAGCTAATAGCTTAAAGTTTTATCTGTTACTTACTCCCGCATCAGCAAAGCTACTCATTTCATTAATGAAGGCAACAGCAGATTGAATCAATGGGTATGCAACTGCTGCTCCGGTTCCTTCACCAAGTCGCATGCCTATATTTAAAAGGGCATTTGCACGTAAATGTTTAAGCATATATTGATGGCCTTTTTCATTGCTCTGATGCGTGAAAATGCAATAGTCCAGTATTTGTGCTTGCATTGCGTAAGCCGCCAGTAAGGCTGATGTTACAATGAATCCATCTACCATAATAATCATATTCAATTCGGCTGCTTTTAACATGGCTCCACAAATTGTAGCTGTTTCAAATCCGCCAAAGCAAGCCAAAATTTCTAATGGATCAGTTATGCTTTTGTGTAAATCAAGAGCTTTGGTTATTACATCAGCCTTGTGCTGAATACCTTTGTCATCCAATCCGGTGCCTGCACCACATGCATCAATTGGTTTTACTTTGGCATATTTACATAAAAGGGCAGAAGCGGAGGTTGTATTGCCAATGCCCATCTCACCGAAACCAATTATGTTGGTACCTGTTTGATGTAATTCGGTAACCATATCAGTACCGTTTTGCATTGCCTGGCGACATTCTTTCAATGTCATTGCGGGTTCAATTGCAAAATTACGTGTTCCTTTGGCTACTTTTTTGTTTATTAATTGATCATTAGCTTCAAAGTCGTAATTAACACCGGTGTCGGCTACCAAAAGGTTAATCTGGTGTTGACGACTGAATACGTTAATAGCGGCTCCTCCAGCAAGAAAATTCATAACCATTTGAAAGGTTACTTCCTGCGGAAAAGGACTGACTCCTTCCTGTGTAATGCCGTGATCACCTGCGCAAACTAATATAGCCGGATGGTTCAGTTTAGGGTGTAGAGTTTTCTGAATACGGCATATCTGAGCGCCGATGGTTTCTAATTGGCCCAATGAACCCAACGGTTTTGTTTTACCGTTAATTTTTTCAGTAATTGCTTGATCCAGTGTAAGGTCAAGACTTTTAATTTGAATCTCCTGCATTGTTTATGCATTAAAAGTTAAACAATTATCTTCAGGAGGGAAGTGGAAAGAATTTATAGCACAAGTGTGCGCATCTGACTACTTTACCCCGAAGTTTATATGCTAAGGCAGGTATTCTGGCTCATCCCTTATCATATAACGTCTTCCCGAATAATCTAAAATTCAGTGACATAATGTTATTGACATTGAGACTTACAGCTGCGGGGACAGCTCCGGAATATCATCTTACTGAGCACCGGATTCCCTATTATGCTTGCGCACCTTAGTGATGCAAAAATAGTAAAAGATATGGAAGAGTAGATGATAATAGTTTAAGCTTATTGCATAAATATCATCATGAAAAATTTAGGTAGATTGATAATTCTAAAATAAAGAATTGCCCTGTCCATCTGATTTATCAAATGGACAGGGCAATTTAATTTATTATCAGAATTAAGCTAATCCTTTATACGAATAACCAAGTGATTCAATAGTAGATTCAACAATTGCATTATCTTGTTCAGAGGCTTCCACAATAACACGGTTACTTTGTGGGTCAGCTTCAACAGAAGCAATGCCATCTAATTTTCCTAGATTTTTTTCTACGCTCATTTTGCAATGACTACAGGTCATTCCTTCAACAATATAAGTTGTTTTAATAGTTGGTTTTGCCATGGTAAATGATGTGTTAAAAACAGGAACAACAGGAGCTCCTGCCGATGGTTTATTGTTGTTATTAAATATTATTGATTTAGAAAGTCGTTCCGTTTGAATTGTGGCTTTTTTTAATCTTTGTTTTTTGAGATATTTTTGAATATAACCATTCACTATTAAGGTAATAAGGGTGATGGCTGATAGTAATTGAAACCATTCAGGTAATAGCTCATGTCGATGTCCTTCGTGCATGGCATGTTCGGCTAAAGTAAACCATTCACGGGGTAGGAAGGCATTTATCAAAGTGCCGAAAACCATAGCTCCCAATATTATTGACCCGAGGTAGGAGATAAGTGTTTTTAATCCAAATACTTTTTGAATGATAGTTATTGTGGCAGCATTGGTCGCTGGTCCAGCCATTAATAAAACCAAGGCAGCACCTGGTGATAAACCTTTTAGCATCAAAACTGCTGCAATAGGCACTGATGCTGTTGCACAAAGGTAAAGCGGAACTGAAGCAAGAAGTATGATCAACATGCTTAATGGTTCGTTATCAAGGTAATTGACAAAGAAATCATCCGGAATAAGCACAGCTAATACAGCAGCGATTAAAATACCTATCACAAGCCATTTAGCAATATCCATCAGAAATTCATAAAAACCATATCGAAAGATACCTTTCCATCCTTGTTTGGTGCCCATTTTATCCGATTCACAACTTTCGCTTGATTTAGAAGCGTCTACTTTATCATCTTTTGCAATAGTATTTGTGGCTACACCTCCTAATACGCCTGTTATTAAGGCAACAACAACACGTATAATGGCAAAAGGTAATCCTAACAATGAATAAGTTACCATAATGGAGTCAACACCCGTTTGTGGGGTTGAAATTAAGAAACTAACGCTTGAACCTTTGGAAGCGCCATTACGATAAAACGATATTCCGGTTGGTATTACACCGCAAGAGCATAAGGGGAGGGGAATGCCTAAAATGGCTGTATTTACAACGGATCCAAGATTGCTTTTCCCCATGAATCTATCGATCCAGCTTTGCGGGAACCATACTTTCAAAATACCTGCAAAGAAAAAACCCAATAAAAGGTAAGGTGACATTGCCTTAAGCAGGTCAAACAATGAGTTGAAAAAATCGATTGTATAGGTCAATATTGCTTCCATATCCTGTAAACTTAATTCATCTGTTTTAGTTCAAACAGTTATATAAATTGATAAATGTAGATTTTTGGATAAGTGGCAAAAGTAACAAAAAAATCCTGCCGATGGACAGGATTTGAAGTTATGCTTGAATAAATTATTATCTCATATCTATAACATCCACATCAGGGTTGGCAGCAGTATCAAAAACAAAACTCTTATCATCAACTTGTTTATTAGTAATCATTTTT contains:
- a CDS encoding SusC/RagA family TonB-linked outer membrane protein is translated as MRRLALIMSLLLFAGLNAMFAQTTTITGTVTDTDSEPIPGVSVVVRGTTIGTITRVDGTYSLSVPEDATNLLFSFVGMKTQDLLIEGRSKIDVVMVSEAIGVDEVVVTALGIKREQKTLPYAAQQVKAEQLNVTSDANIKNAIVGKVAGVQMVGQAGSKLGQSGRLRIRGAISMTSDSDPLYVIDGIPTSDPNMVDMENVESVNVLKGPNATALYGQRGEYGVIMITTKKAKKNGIAVEINSNTTFDKVAYLPNYQNEYGRGYDGEDEWAVMDYASGGWGGPYPDEFSVFDGEYYIVDAYADESWGPKFDGREYVPWYAVWPDSPYYGQTAKWEAQPDNIKDFYDTGVTLKNTVAVSGAGDNYRGRIAYTNIDQTGVLPYSTLKKNIINANFDFDASEKLNVGMHVNFSDQIVEGDFDDGYSNQTTGSFNSWFARDVDMGIMKELKDLKTTNGYSASWNWWGFDYASYFGNNEKGAFWFNPYFYLENYVNKNNTQRIVGDVHATYKINDKFEVSGSASTNSMFYERRYEVPYIIANSADPDYYNTWNSGFGNYWNSTMENNYNGFVKYTDKFGDFDIDAMLGTTYRTNSYKRFSADMATDSKTQDLVLPDVYVYSNTALPVTASTHFWNKKVNSIYGRASVGYKNMVYLDASLRKDWSSALPENNNGYAYPSVGASMIFSELITDKSIISFGKVRAGWAQVGNDVSALALNPVYPLSSSPYMGNPQMYTNSRLIDPNIKPALNTSFEAGFDVKFLENRLGLSFTYFNEVREDEIIPITLSSSTGYNDFLTNAGKAKRDGIEVVLDATPVKVNNFRWDLTFNFGKSNSVIEVLPGDLTSIDAPGGSDDWGFVLTTHELGNKWGQLRGRSIRLDDNGNKVINAETGLYDYETGQYFGSILPDFTGGLLNNFTLFDMVTLSAAIDFQKGGNFFSLTEMWGEYSGLLEETVGMNDQGNPMRDPVDAGGGIHVVGVDTDGNPYDGYVEAQTYFGQFQSNTIASEFIHDASYIKLRDVSVTFTVPQKVLSSTFISNASIGFVGRNLWLISVSKDNIHGWDPSELSQPYGENAQLPGTRSYGFNVKLTF
- a CDS encoding SusD/RagB family nutrient-binding outer membrane lipoprotein, yielding MKKIFIYIVSIVLLSTSCENYDFGDTNENINGPSTASTSSLISGAMTRFMTFQGRPYRITPTLNVQYFMQHVYNDEMLYANYAGSWYSYYVQTLSNCQEVINICSAEGAANEPLIAANGSIDNQIAVAMIYKSVIFKRVTDLFGDVPYSEALNSEIISPKYDAQEDIYKGMIADVKAARDMMELDADGPTGDIIYDGDMEKWAKFANSFILSLSIQLSKVYPGASDYAATEFKAALAHSAGLIETADDEAIYTYDIANGYNNPWNWMRSADYGVTKEFLDAMKGNGFTSNSTYDNRVALFAADPSLEGHPYGYASNTLGENSPVRTVLITASTKLPLLSAGYVYLNRAEGAALGWTTENVASMLTAGIEASYALGASLYDETGELAIGDGSAYAAARVADLSTAPGGAVQVIGEEKWVALCPLGFDAWSEWRRTGYPVLSPAPDAINDGQIPRRYNYPSGEASLNAANYTAGVNGLTPARDINTARVWWDKE
- the cobU gene encoding bifunctional adenosylcobinamide kinase/adenosylcobinamide-phosphate guanylyltransferase; amino-acid sequence: MTKIILITGGQRSGKSRFAQEMALKLSANPVYLATSRIWDEEHRQRIVRHQSDRGPEWTNIEEEKHLSKHRFEDKIVLIDCVTLWLTNFFFDNKSNIDQSLLEAKEEFNNLIRQDATFIFVTNEIGLGGMPENDLQRKFTDLQGWMNQYIAQKADEVFLMVSGIQVKVK
- the cobC gene encoding alpha-ribazole phosphatase; this encodes MKEIYLIRHTTPMVKKGICYGQLDLDITDSYEDELKQIRNTILHKQFDSVYSSPLIRCRKLANDLFENEDIQIDNRIMELNFGDWEGKDWQEIDRLSIDKWSSSFIDQSPPNGEKFSALISRVNEFFSLLKEKVHNKIAIVTHSGVIRVELMKYLSIPPENIFNLNLNYGCVIKLTIHDGGYHQVEFLKG
- a CDS encoding adenosylcobinamide-GDP ribazoletransferase, whose translation is MKEQFNLILTAFGFFTRIPIPFNIAFSQDNLNKCNRYFPLVGYFVGGLSALVYLSASYFLPDSLSILLSMAASILLTGAFHEDGFADVCDAFGGGWTKDKILTIMKDSRIGAYGAIGIILLLLTKYTAINALPSDIIVLSLITAHVISRFMAVWTMHSLDYVREDDSSKSKPITKALQSKDLFIALALTIPSLFLLMDFKVLVIIPILIIIKLLLERYFKKWIGGYTGDCLGTIQQTTELIIYICLVALFHQTNHLSFFN
- the cobT gene encoding nicotinate-nucleotide--dimethylbenzimidazole phosphoribosyltransferase; the protein is MQEIQIKSLDLTLDQAITEKINGKTKPLGSLGQLETIGAQICRIQKTLHPKLNHPAILVCAGDHGITQEGVSPFPQEVTFQMVMNFLAGGAAINVFSRQHQINLLVADTGVNYDFEANDQLINKKVAKGTRNFAIEPAMTLKECRQAMQNGTDMVTELHQTGTNIIGFGEMGIGNTTSASALLCKYAKVKPIDACGAGTGLDDKGIQHKADVITKALDLHKSITDPLEILACFGGFETATICGAMLKAAELNMIIMVDGFIVTSALLAAYAMQAQILDYCIFTHQSNEKGHQYMLKHLRANALLNIGMRLGEGTGAAVAYPLIQSAVAFINEMSSFADAGVSNR
- a CDS encoding permease encodes the protein MEAILTYTIDFFNSLFDLLKAMSPYLLLGFFFAGILKVWFPQSWIDRFMGKSNLGSVVNTAILGIPLPLCSCGVIPTGISFYRNGASKGSSVSFLISTPQTGVDSIMVTYSLLGLPFAIIRVVVALITGVLGGVATNTIAKDDKVDASKSSESCESDKMGTKQGWKGIFRYGFYEFLMDIAKWLVIGILIAAVLAVLIPDDFFVNYLDNEPLSMLIILLASVPLYLCATASVPIAAVLMLKGLSPGAALVLLMAGPATNAATITIIQKVFGLKTLISYLGSIILGAMVFGTLINAFLPREWFTLAEHAMHEGHRHELLPEWFQLLSAITLITLIVNGYIQKYLKKQRLKKATIQTERLSKSIIFNNNNKPSAGAPVVPVFNTSFTMAKPTIKTTYIVEGMTCSHCKMSVEKNLGKLDGIASVEADPQSNRVIVEASEQDNAIVESTIESLGYSYKGLA